A single Corticium candelabrum chromosome 12, ooCorCand1.1, whole genome shotgun sequence DNA region contains:
- the LOC134188125 gene encoding alpha-mannosidase 2-like isoform X1 has product MVEDQTASSYSVLSTITTYGSQVVKIEKFRNENRKSLSQISVKNDVLSAVFSSEQGLLKSLTRLSDGVTTELNMGFVMYGTSSNRDKSGAYLFLPDGDAQPVQDRATFVRVIRGPLIQRVTSFLPRVECEVTFINSPVSISDFFSFLQYKICHNSCNLFCIQRSFSNAVSGSFG; this is encoded by the exons ATGGTGGAGGATCAGACAGCTTCTTCTTACTCAGTATTGTCAACAATCACTACTTATGGCAGTCAAGTAGTCAAAAT TGAAAAGTTTAGAAACGAAAATAGGAAATCTCTTTCTCAAATATCTGTCAAGAATGATGTTTTATCTGCAGTGTTCTCATCTGAGCAGGGTCTTTTAAAG tcATTGACAAGATTGTCTGATGGTGTAACTACTGAACTAAACATGGGATTTGTGATGTATGGCACGAGTTCCAATAGAGACAAGAGTGGAGCCTACTTGTTCCTTCCTGATGGAGATGCACAG cCAGTTCAAGACAGGGCAACTTTTGTTCGAGTTATCAGAGGACCTTTA ATTCAGCGTGTTACATCGTTTCTACCACGTGTAGAATGTGAAGTTACTTTTATCAACTCACCAG TCTCAATTTCAGATTTCTTCTCGTTTCTCCAGTATAAGATTTGTCATAATTCTTGCAACCTATTTTGCATACAACGTTCTTTTTCAAATGCTGTAAGTGGATCTTTTGGATGA
- the LOC134188125 gene encoding alpha-mannosidase 2-like isoform X2, translating into MVEDQTASSYSVLSTITTYGSQVVKIEKFRNENRKSLSQISVKNDVLSAVFSSEQGLLKSLTRLSDGVTTELNMGFVMYGTSSNRDKSGAYLFLPDGDAQPVQDRATFVRVIRGPLIQRVTSFLPRVECEVTFINSPGTAASSAM; encoded by the exons ATGGTGGAGGATCAGACAGCTTCTTCTTACTCAGTATTGTCAACAATCACTACTTATGGCAGTCAAGTAGTCAAAAT TGAAAAGTTTAGAAACGAAAATAGGAAATCTCTTTCTCAAATATCTGTCAAGAATGATGTTTTATCTGCAGTGTTCTCATCTGAGCAGGGTCTTTTAAAG tcATTGACAAGATTGTCTGATGGTGTAACTACTGAACTAAACATGGGATTTGTGATGTATGGCACGAGTTCCAATAGAGACAAGAGTGGAGCCTACTTGTTCCTTCCTGATGGAGATGCACAG cCAGTTCAAGACAGGGCAACTTTTGTTCGAGTTATCAGAGGACCTTTA ATTCAGCGTGTTACATCGTTTCTACCACGTGTAGAATGTGAAGTTACTTTTATCAACTCACCAG GGACAGCGGCGTCATCCGCTATGTGA
- the LOC134187899 gene encoding uncharacterized protein LOC134187899, producing the protein MSNAFNNCDRTTFLRRLHRELPELFGWVQWSYHKPAELRFGNRKLTSSTGVQQGDPLGPLLFSLVILDLVDEIGPLNDINLKLWYLDDGNFVGHRCKVASLLEQMKSKGSRYGLQLNMSKCEIFWPSGNQSFPEFPSDVERVVDTKGGADFLGSPLWGSEVFFNTSLSTRIDKIWESQQRLQDIEDPQVELLLLRSCLSLCKLNHILRTVPPDKVLGQLQSFDINLRKTLESIVDCSLSESSWQQATLPIRLGGLGLREASRCHPAAYLSSCNSSRHLASYLLSMSSQWNMSYSDEGQAIVFPGESTAQDFLQLPLPDNNHKIDSTSQHQLQLRLDSALWSSLKESASIRDRARLNTISGQHTGAWLRAIPNPNLGLSMPKREFSVALRIWLGIPIFPSPNSKRCPCGNIIDKFGDHLLGCNQGQSLTTKRHDALCEVVYNALLTDDSRCRREARCSSSNQTRPGDVYHPDFERGLPAYFDLSVRSSLQPSFLTQAASHPGAASDAGEMEKDERHHLNVSSTGSLFHPLVVETLGLWTAASLQVLKIIARRASFKHNVSISQSVCHFHQQLSTRLWCSNAKMILARCSLDGTASPLWDL; encoded by the coding sequence ATGTCCAATGCTTTCAACAATTGTGACCGTACTACTTTTCTGCGACGTCTTCACAGAGAGCTTCCTGAGCTTTTTGGATGGGTGCAGTGGAGCTATCACAAACCCGCAGAACTTCGTTTTGGCAACCGAAAACTCACTTCTTCTACTGGTGTTCAGCAAGGCGACCCTCTGGGTCCTTTGCTTTTTTCCTTGGTCATTCTAGATTTAGTTGATGAAATTGGGCCATTAAATGACATCAACTTAAAGTTGTGGTACCTAGATGATGGAAATTTTGTTGGACATCGTTGCAAGGTAGCTTCACTCCTAGAGCAGATGAAATCTAAAGGGTCTAGATATGGTCTTCAGCTGAACATGTCCAAGTGTGAGATATTCTGGCCTTCTGGAAACCAGTCCTTTCCGGAATTTCCGTCAGATGTGGAACGCGTCGTCGACACAAAGGGTGGTGCTGATTTTCTGGGCTCTCCTCTCTGGGGATCTGAGGTCTTTTTCAATACTAGCCTTTCAACTCGTATTGACAAAATCTGGGAAAGTCAACAACGCCTGCAAGATATTGAAGATCCTCAGGTAGAATTACTTTTACTGAGatcatgtctgtctttgtgcaAACTAAACCACATACTCAGGACTGTTCCACCTGACAAAGTCCTTGGCCAACTTCAATCTTTTGACATCAACTTACGGAAGACTCTGGAATCAATAGTAGATTGTTCCTTATCAGAAAGCTCATGGCAACAAGCTACACTCCCCATTCGCCTGGGGGGCTTGGGTTTGAGGGAAGCTTCTCGATGTCACCCCGCAGCCTATCTTTCCAGTTGTAACTCTTCTCGTCACTTGGCATCTTACCTTCTATCCATGAGCAGCCAGTGGAACATGTCATATTCCGATGAGGGCCAGGCGATTGTGTTTCCAGGGGAGTCTACGGCCCAAGATTTTTTGCAACTCCCTTTACCAGataacaaccacaaaattgaTTCCACCAGTCAGCATCAGTTGCAACTTCGGTTGGACTCTGCTTTATGGTCTTCACTCAAAGAATCGGCGAGCATAAGGGATCGAGCTCGACTGAATACCATTTCTGGTCAACACACTGGGGCATGGCTACGGGCAATACCGAACCCGAATCTCGGCCTTTCCATGCCCAAAAGAGAGTTTAGTGTGGCACTACGGATATGGTTGGGTATCCCCATTTTCCCTTCCCCAAACTCCAAACGCTGCCCTTGTGGTAACATTATTGATAAGTTTGGTGACCATCTATTGGGATGTAATCAAGGACAGAGTTTGACAACGAAACGTCATGATGCTCTATGCGAAGTGGTGTACAACGCACTGCTTACAGATGATTCTCGTTGTCGTCGGGAGGCAAGATGTAGCAGTAGCAACCaaacaagaccaggagatgtttATCATCCAGATTTCGAGCGCGGTTTGCCTGCCTACTTTGACTTATCGGTACGAAGTTCCTTACAACCGTCTTTTCTCACTCAAGCAgcaagtcatccaggtgcagcATCTGATGCAGGAGAGATGGAAAAGGACGAACGACATCACCTGAATGTGTCCAGCACAGGCAGCCTTTTTCATCCGCTAGTAGTAGAGACTCTGGGTCTCTGGACAGCTGCTAGCCTTCAAGTGCTCAAgatcatagcacgtagagcttcgtttaaacataatgtttcaattagccagtctgtttgtcattttcatcagcaactctctactagactgtggtgtagcaacgCTAAAATGATactagctagatgtagtttagatggtaCTGCTAGTCCCCTATGGgacctataa